AGCACCCGGCGACGCACGGCACGCTGCGCATCGTGGTCCGGCTCGACGGCGAGCGGGTCGTGAGCGCAGACCCGGTGATCGGCTACATGCACCGTGGCTACGAGAAGCTCACCGAGTTCCGGACCTATCCGCAGATCACGACGCTCATCAACCGCATCGACTGGCTCTCCAGCTTCGCCAACGAGGTCCCCTTCATGGCCGCGGCCGAGGCCTTGATGGGCGTCGAGGCGCCGGCCCGGGCCGTCTACATCCGGACCGTCCTCACCGAGCTGTCGCGGATCGCCACGTTCCTGCTCTTCCTGGGCGAGATGGGGCTCCAGGTCGGCGCGCTCACCCCCGCCTTCTACGGCTTCCGGGACCGTGAGTACGTGCTGAACCTCATCGAGGCCGCCACCGGGGGGCGGTTCCACCCCAACTTCAACCGCATCGGCGGGCTGAAGGACGACCTGCCGTGGGGGTGGATCGCCGAGTGCCGCTCGACGATGAAGGTCGTCCTCGATGCCTGCGACGACTTCGAGGACCTCGTGCTGAAGAACGAGATCTTCGGGGCTCGCACCAAGGGCATCGGCATCATCCCGCCGACGGTCGGGGCCGGCTACGGCGTCTCGGGGTCGAACCTGCGGGCCTCGGGCGTGGACTGGGACCTGCGGCGAGACCGCTCCTACCTCGCGTACCCGGAGCTCGACTTCCAGGTGTGGACCCACCCCGACGGCGACTCGTACTCGCGCTACTGGGTCCGGCTCCAGGAGACGCGCGAGGCCGCACGGATGGTGCTGCAGTGCCTCGACCAGATGCCGAGCGGCCCGGTCATGGCGAAGGTGCCGCGCATCATCAAGGTGCCGGAGGGCGAGATCTGGGTGGAGACCGAGAACCCGCTCGGTCAGATGGGCTACTACGTGATCTCGAAGGGGGCCACGGGTCCGTTCCGGGTCAAGATCCGGTCGGCATCGTTCAGCAACGTCTCGATCCTGCCCTGGCTGCTGCGGGGCGTCTACGTGCCGGACGTCATCACGATCCTGGCGTCCCTCTACTTCATCCTCGGCGACATCGACCGATGAGCACGCTCCCGACGCTGGCGCTCAACATCGGGTGGGGCTCGACGCTGGCCATCAAGACCGTCGTCATCCTCGCCGTCATCCCCCTTGGCGCTCTGATCCTCGGGTACGTCTTCCTCCTGAAGATGATGAGCCACATGCAGAGTCGCCTGGGGCCGATGGACCCCGGAGGCTTCCACGGCTGGTACCAGCTCGTCGGCGACGGCCTGAAGTTCCTCCAGAAGGAGGACGTCATGCCGGCCCAGTCCGACCGGCGGGTCTTCGCCGCCGCGCCGGCGGTGGTGGTGATGTCGACGTTCCTCGTGTTCCTCGTCATCCCGATGGGCCCCGACCTCGTCGTGAAGGATCTCGACGTCGGCGTCTTCTACGCCCTCGCCGTGTCGAGCCTCTCGGTCGTCGGGGTCCTCATGGCGGGATGGGCGAGCGCGAACAAGTACGCGCTCCTCGGCGCCCTGCGGGCTGCGGCCCAGCTCATCGCCTACGAGCTGCCGTTGCTCCTGGCCGTCGTGGGCGTCGTCATCCAGGCCGGCACGATGAGCCTCCAAGGAATCGTCCTGGCCCAGCAACGCGGCTCGATCTTCGGGTGGGGAGGTCTCGGCGAGCCCTTCGTTCTCACCCAGCTCATCGGGTTCGCGCTGTTCCTCGTCGCGTCGCAGGCCGAGCTCACCCAGACGCCCTTCGACATGCCGGTCGCCGAGAGCGAGCTCGTCGCCGGCTACATGGTCGAGTACACGGGCTTTCGATTCCTGTTCTTCTTCATCGGCGAGTTCGGCACCGCGTTCGCGTTCGCCGCGATCGCGGCCACGCTCTTCCTGGGCGGCTGGGCGATCCCGGGCGTCAGCGGCGACTGGGCGAACATCCTCGGCCCGGCGGTGCTCTTCGCCAAGCTCATGGCCGTCGCGTTCCTGATGTTCTGGGTCCGGTTCACCTACCCCCGGCTTCGCGAGGATCAGCTGCAGGCGGTGGCGTGGAAGTACCTGATCCCGCTCGGGCTTGCCAACATTCTCCTGACCGGTGTCTTCAAGGTGGCGTTCTGATGCCGGCGAAGCTGCCCCGCCCGAAGGTCCCG
This is a stretch of genomic DNA from Acidimicrobiia bacterium. It encodes these proteins:
- a CDS encoding NADH-quinone oxidoreductase subunit D; the protein is MILNLGPQHPATHGTLRIVVRLDGERVVSADPVIGYMHRGYEKLTEFRTYPQITTLINRIDWLSSFANEVPFMAAAEALMGVEAPARAVYIRTVLTELSRIATFLLFLGEMGLQVGALTPAFYGFRDREYVLNLIEAATGGRFHPNFNRIGGLKDDLPWGWIAECRSTMKVVLDACDDFEDLVLKNEIFGARTKGIGIIPPTVGAGYGVSGSNLRASGVDWDLRRDRSYLAYPELDFQVWTHPDGDSYSRYWVRLQETREAARMVLQCLDQMPSGPVMAKVPRIIKVPEGEIWVETENPLGQMGYYVISKGATGPFRVKIRSASFSNVSILPWLLRGVYVPDVITILASLYFILGDIDR
- a CDS encoding complex I subunit 1 family protein → MSTLPTLALNIGWGSTLAIKTVVILAVIPLGALILGYVFLLKMMSHMQSRLGPMDPGGFHGWYQLVGDGLKFLQKEDVMPAQSDRRVFAAAPAVVVMSTFLVFLVIPMGPDLVVKDLDVGVFYALAVSSLSVVGVLMAGWASANKYALLGALRAAAQLIAYELPLLLAVVGVVIQAGTMSLQGIVLAQQRGSIFGWGGLGEPFVLTQLIGFALFLVASQAELTQTPFDMPVAESELVAGYMVEYTGFRFLFFFIGEFGTAFAFAAIAATLFLGGWAIPGVSGDWANILGPAVLFAKLMAVAFLMFWVRFTYPRLREDQLQAVAWKYLIPLGLANILLTGVFKVAF